A region from the Mya arenaria isolate MELC-2E11 chromosome 2, ASM2691426v1 genome encodes:
- the LOC128224441 gene encoding uncharacterized protein LOC128224441 isoform X1 — protein sequence MFFWNWILDLFSYFGFKKNAKLLIIGLDNAGKSTFLDRLADSRLAQNPPTWQTRSKQLDLGRLRFTAYDLGGHPTVRRVWKDYFPAVDGIIFMVDSADSKRFEEAKTELDSVLTCDVLPDVPVAVLFNKIDRKEAVDEDLLTAQLNLHTSKTGKEYTPREKVGRRPVETFPVSLVKLMGYGEAMRWLAYYIE from the exons atgtttttttggaaTTGGATTTTGGATTTGTTCTCCTATTtcg GATTCAAGAAAAATGCGAAACTGTTAATCATCGGTCTTGACAACGCCGGGAAATCTACGTTCCTGGATAGGCTGGCGGACAGCAGACTTGCACAAAACCCTCCCACCTGGCAAACAA GAAGCAAGCAGCTTGATCTTGGACGGCTCCGCTTCACGGCATATGATTTGGGCGGTCATCCGACAG TAAGACGGGTGTGGAAGGATTACTTTCCGGCGGTAGACGGGATTATATTCATGGTAGACTCAGCCGACTCGAAAAGATTTGAAGAGGCAAAGACAGAGTTAGAT aGCGTGTTGACATGTGATGTTTTACCGGACGTTCCAGTGGCCGTGCTCTTTAACAAAATTGACCGGAAGGAGGCGGTCGATGAAGACCTACTCACCGCACAACTGAACCTTCATACCAGCAAGACAGGAAAG GAATATACACCGAGGGAGAAAGTCGGTCGACGCCCCGTCGAGACATTTCCAGTGAGCCTGGTCAAGCTTATGGGATACGGCGAAGCAATGCGATGGCTAGCGTACTATATAGAATAA
- the LOC128224441 gene encoding uncharacterized protein LOC128224441 isoform X2 encodes MAILNWKQGFKKNAKLLIIGLDNAGKSTFLDRLADSRLAQNPPTWQTRSKQLDLGRLRFTAYDLGGHPTVRRVWKDYFPAVDGIIFMVDSADSKRFEEAKTELDSVLTCDVLPDVPVAVLFNKIDRKEAVDEDLLTAQLNLHTSKTGKEYTPREKVGRRPVETFPVSLVKLMGYGEAMRWLAYYIE; translated from the exons GATTCAAGAAAAATGCGAAACTGTTAATCATCGGTCTTGACAACGCCGGGAAATCTACGTTCCTGGATAGGCTGGCGGACAGCAGACTTGCACAAAACCCTCCCACCTGGCAAACAA GAAGCAAGCAGCTTGATCTTGGACGGCTCCGCTTCACGGCATATGATTTGGGCGGTCATCCGACAG TAAGACGGGTGTGGAAGGATTACTTTCCGGCGGTAGACGGGATTATATTCATGGTAGACTCAGCCGACTCGAAAAGATTTGAAGAGGCAAAGACAGAGTTAGAT aGCGTGTTGACATGTGATGTTTTACCGGACGTTCCAGTGGCCGTGCTCTTTAACAAAATTGACCGGAAGGAGGCGGTCGATGAAGACCTACTCACCGCACAACTGAACCTTCATACCAGCAAGACAGGAAAG GAATATACACCGAGGGAGAAAGTCGGTCGACGCCCCGTCGAGACATTTCCAGTGAGCCTGGTCAAGCTTATGGGATACGGCGAAGCAATGCGATGGCTAGCGTACTATATAGAATAA